A single region of the Eulemur rufifrons isolate Redbay chromosome 8, OSU_ERuf_1, whole genome shotgun sequence genome encodes:
- the DBT gene encoding lipoamide acyltransferase component of branched-chain alpha-keto acid dehydrogenase complex, mitochondrial isoform X2: MENNIKLSEVVGSGKDGRILKEDILNYLEKQTGAILPPSPKAEIIPPLPKPKDMTIPISVSKPLVFTGKDKTEPIKGFQKAMVKTMSAALKIPHFGYCDEVDLTELVKLREELKPIALARGIKLTFMPFFLKAASLGLLQFPILNASVDENCQNITYKASHNIGIAMDTEQGLIVPNVKNVQACSVFEIATELDRLQKLGSAGQLSTTDLTGGTFTLSNIGSIGGTYAKPVILPPEVAIGAFGSIKALPRFNQKGEVYKAQIMNVSWSADHRVIDGATMSRFSNLWKSYLENPALMLLHLK; the protein is encoded by the exons ATGGAAAATAAT ATTAAGCTGAGTGAAGTTGTTGGCTCAGGAAAAGATGGCAGAATACTTAAAGAAGATATTCTCAACTATTTGGAAAAGCAGACAGGAGCTATATTACCTCCTTCACCAAAAGCTGAAATTATACCACCTCTGCCAAAACCAAAAGACATGACCATTCCCATATCAGTGTCAAAACCTCTGGTATTCACAGGCAAGGACAAAACAGAACccataaaag GCTTTCAAAAAGCAATGGTCAAGACTATGTCTGCAGCCCTGAAGATACCTCACTTTGGCTATTGTGATGAGGTTGACCTTACTGAACTGGTTAAGCTACGAGAAGAATTAAAACCCATTGCTTTAGCTCGTGGAATTAAACTCACCTTTATGCCCTTCTTCTTAAAG GCTGCATCCTTGGGATTACTACAGTTTCCCATCCTTAATGCTTCTGTGGATGAAAACTGCCAGAATATAACATACAAG gcttCTCATAACATTGGGATAGCAATGGATACTGAGCAGGGTTTGATTGTTCCTAATGTGAAAAACGTTCAGGCCTGCTCTGTATTTGAGATTGCCACTGAACTGGATCGCCTCCAGAAGTTGGGCTCTGCAGGTCAGCTCAGCACCACTGATCTTACAGGAGGGACGTTTACTCTTTCCAACATTGGATCA atTGGTGGTACCTACGCCAAACCAGTGATATTGCCACCTGAAGTAGCCATTGGAGCCTTTGGATCAATTAAG gCCCTTCCCCGTTTTAACCAAAAAGGAGAAGTGTATAAGGCACAGATAATGAATGTGAGCTGGTCAGCTGATCACAGAGTTATTGATGGTGCTACAATGTCACGCTTCTCTAATTTGTGGAAGTCCTACTTAGAAAACCCAGCTCTTATGCTACTACATCTGAAATGA